The Pseudomonas extremaustralis genome contains a region encoding:
- a CDS encoding TSUP family transporter, which yields MPFELSVDLTTLAILAVVAFIAGFIDAIAGGGGLLTTPALLTAGMPPHLVLGTNKLSSTFGSATASFTFYRRKLFHPRQWMHAIVGTLVGALSGAVVAHYLPAETLNKMLPVIVFGCGVYLLFGGTPKAPLDADAPIKKKWQATQGFGLGFYDGVAGPGTGAFWTVSTMLLHPIDLVKASGVARSMNFVSNAAALSVFIFNGSVDWIVGLAMGISVMGGAFFGARSAISGGAKFIRPVFITVVLGLTVRLAWQHWFSVA from the coding sequence ATGCCCTTTGAACTCAGCGTCGACCTGACCACCCTCGCCATTCTCGCCGTCGTGGCCTTTATCGCCGGATTCATCGACGCCATCGCCGGCGGTGGTGGCCTGCTGACCACCCCGGCGCTGCTCACCGCCGGAATGCCTCCGCACCTGGTGCTGGGCACCAACAAGCTCAGTTCCACCTTCGGTTCGGCCACCGCGAGTTTCACTTTCTATCGCCGCAAGCTGTTCCACCCACGCCAGTGGATGCACGCCATCGTCGGCACGCTGGTCGGCGCCCTCAGCGGTGCCGTGGTCGCCCACTACCTGCCCGCCGAAACCCTGAACAAGATGTTGCCGGTGATCGTCTTCGGTTGTGGCGTGTATCTGTTATTCGGCGGCACACCCAAGGCACCGTTGGATGCCGACGCACCGATCAAGAAGAAATGGCAGGCCACCCAAGGCTTCGGCCTGGGCTTCTACGACGGCGTGGCCGGCCCTGGCACCGGCGCGTTCTGGACCGTCAGCACGATGCTGCTGCACCCCATCGACCTGGTCAAAGCCAGCGGCGTGGCGCGCAGCATGAACTTCGTCAGCAACGCGGCGGCGCTGTCAGTGTTTATCTTCAACGGTTCGGTGGATTGGATCGTCGGCCTGGCCATGGGGATTTCGGTGATGGGCGGCGCGTTCTTTGGCGCGCGCAGCGCGATCAGCGGCGGCGCCAAGTTCATTCGCCCGGTGTTTATCACCGTGGTGCTCGGCCTGACGGTGCGCCTAGCCTGGCAGCACTGGTTCAGCGTGGCCTAA
- the nudC gene encoding NAD(+) diphosphatase translates to MTPGWITTTLLDNDTPGGWAVARSRDGFLHDANGPLFPREWLKRQDLSVFAEHGIGHLDGEPVYLLELDAVGEVPGCAWQGLRGFMLQGDHRLYKVLGYAAQIGTWAREHRFCGSCGLAMVQVPRERAMYCQACDLRSYPRISPSMIVLVTRGDEILLARSPRFVTGVYSTLAGFAEPGESAEDCLIREVHEEVQVDVKNIQYVGSQCWPFPHSMMLGFHAEYAGGDIVPQADEIEDAQWFNIHDLPPLPASRSIARYLIDLYVARRLGHAEPVLPG, encoded by the coding sequence ATGACCCCAGGCTGGATTACCACCACACTGCTGGACAACGATACCCCCGGCGGCTGGGCCGTTGCCCGCAGCCGTGACGGCTTTTTACATGATGCCAATGGCCCGCTGTTCCCCCGGGAATGGCTCAAGCGCCAGGACCTTTCAGTGTTCGCCGAACACGGCATCGGCCACCTCGACGGCGAGCCGGTGTACTTGCTGGAGCTCGATGCGGTCGGTGAAGTGCCCGGCTGCGCCTGGCAGGGCCTGCGTGGCTTCATGCTGCAAGGCGATCACCGGCTGTACAAAGTCCTGGGCTATGCCGCGCAGATCGGCACTTGGGCGCGGGAGCATCGGTTTTGTGGCAGTTGCGGCCTGGCCATGGTCCAGGTGCCAAGGGAGCGGGCGATGTATTGCCAGGCCTGCGACCTGCGCAGCTACCCACGGATTTCGCCGAGCATGATCGTGCTGGTGACCCGCGGCGACGAGATCCTGCTGGCACGTTCGCCACGTTTTGTGACAGGTGTCTACAGCACCCTGGCGGGGTTCGCCGAGCCGGGGGAGTCGGCCGAAGACTGCCTGATCCGCGAAGTGCATGAAGAAGTGCAGGTGGACGTGAAGAACATCCAGTACGTGGGCAGCCAGTGCTGGCCGTTTCCCCACTCGATGATGTTGGGCTTCCACGCCGAATACGCCGGCGGCGATATCGTGCCCCAGGCCGACGAAATCGAGGACGCCCAGTGGTTCAACATCCACGACCTGCCACCGTTGCCGGCATCACGCTCGATTGCGCGTTACCTGATCGACCTCTACGTGGCCCGTCGCTTAGGCCACGCTGAACCAGTGCTGCCAGGCTAG
- a CDS encoding crotonase/enoyl-CoA hydratase family protein, with amino-acid sequence MSEYQAFVVELTGNVAHVQINRPEKINAMNAAFWTEIIDIFQWIEDTDAVRAVVLSGAGKHFSSGIDLMMLASVANEFGKDVGRNARLLRRKILELQASFNAVDACRKPVLAAIQGYCIGGAIDLISACDMRYAAEGAQFSIKEIDIGMAADVGTLQRLPRIIGDGMLRELAYTGRQFGAEEARSIGLVNRVYPDQDSLLAGVLEIAHEIAAKSPIAVTGTKAMISYMRDHTVNDGLEYVATWNSAMLQSNDLRVAIAAHMSKQKPEFVD; translated from the coding sequence ATGTCCGAATATCAAGCTTTCGTCGTCGAACTCACCGGCAACGTTGCCCATGTGCAGATCAACCGCCCGGAAAAGATCAACGCGATGAACGCGGCGTTCTGGACCGAGATCATCGACATCTTCCAATGGATCGAAGACACCGACGCCGTGCGCGCCGTGGTACTCAGCGGCGCCGGCAAGCATTTTTCCTCCGGCATCGACTTGATGATGTTGGCCTCGGTGGCCAATGAGTTCGGCAAGGACGTGGGCCGCAACGCGCGCCTGCTGCGGCGCAAGATCCTGGAACTGCAAGCCTCGTTCAACGCCGTGGACGCCTGCCGCAAGCCGGTACTGGCGGCGATCCAGGGCTATTGCATCGGCGGCGCCATCGACCTGATCAGCGCCTGCGACATGCGTTACGCCGCTGAAGGCGCGCAGTTCTCGATCAAGGAAATCGACATCGGCATGGCCGCCGATGTCGGCACCCTGCAACGCCTGCCCCGCATCATCGGTGACGGCATGCTGCGTGAACTGGCCTACACCGGCCGCCAGTTCGGCGCTGAGGAGGCGCGCAGCATCGGCCTGGTCAATCGCGTGTATCCCGATCAGGACAGCCTGTTGGCCGGCGTGCTGGAAATCGCCCACGAAATCGCCGCCAAATCGCCGATTGCCGTGACCGGCACCAAGGCCATGATCAGCTACATGCGTGACCATACGGTCAATGACGGTCTGGAATACGTTGCCACCTGGAACTCCGCTATGTTGCAATCCAACGACCTGCGCGTGGCCATCGCGGCCCACATGAGCAAGCAGAAACCCGAATTCGTGGATTGA
- a CDS encoding chloride channel protein → MPTTFRSSLTLALVVVFTGIGAGVGGMLLALLLHGIQHLAYGYSLDSLVGHETFLRGVTAASPERRLSVLMVCGLVAGCGWWAVYRYGRPLVGIKQAVSPEMPIMPPKTTLIHALLQIITVALGSPLGREVAPREVGALAGSWLSQRARLTPQMHRLMVACSAGAGLAAVYNVPLGGAVFVLEVLVGAFSWPAAVIALATSAIGAAVAWIGLGAESQYVVPHFVLSPALIIWAGVCGPLFGVAAYGFTRLTGTARAHAARGWRLPVLALINFTLIGGLAMWLPQILGNGKGPAQLGFDNELTIGLAALLLLVKVLITTSSLRAGAEGGLLTPGLANGALLAIILGGAWSLVWPGVPLGAFAIIGAAAFLAASMSMPLTAIVLVAEFTRIEHDFLVPIILAVVGSICVSKLCQRWENAG, encoded by the coding sequence ATGCCCACCACGTTTCGCTCATCCCTGACTCTCGCCCTGGTGGTCGTCTTCACCGGTATTGGCGCAGGCGTGGGCGGGATGCTCCTGGCGTTGTTGCTGCATGGCATCCAGCATTTGGCTTACGGCTACAGCCTGGACAGCCTGGTCGGCCACGAAACCTTTCTGCGGGGCGTGACGGCGGCGTCGCCCGAACGGCGTTTATCCGTGTTGATGGTGTGCGGGTTGGTCGCCGGATGCGGCTGGTGGGCGGTGTATCGCTATGGCCGCCCGTTGGTGGGCATCAAACAGGCGGTGTCTCCTGAAATGCCGATCATGCCGCCCAAAACCACCCTCATCCATGCGCTGCTGCAAATCATCACCGTGGCCCTGGGCTCACCGCTCGGACGCGAAGTGGCGCCCCGTGAAGTCGGCGCGCTGGCCGGCAGTTGGTTGTCGCAGCGTGCGCGATTGACGCCGCAGATGCATCGGCTGATGGTCGCCTGCAGTGCCGGCGCGGGCCTGGCCGCGGTGTACAACGTGCCACTGGGCGGCGCGGTGTTTGTGCTGGAAGTGCTGGTGGGCGCGTTCAGTTGGCCGGCGGCGGTGATTGCGTTGGCCACCTCGGCGATCGGCGCGGCCGTGGCCTGGATCGGGCTGGGGGCCGAGTCGCAATACGTCGTGCCACACTTTGTGCTGAGCCCGGCACTGATAATCTGGGCCGGGGTCTGCGGGCCGTTGTTCGGCGTGGCCGCATACGGCTTCACCCGCCTGACCGGCACGGCGCGGGCGCACGCCGCACGCGGTTGGCGCCTGCCGGTACTGGCACTGATCAACTTCACCCTCATCGGCGGCCTAGCCATGTGGCTGCCGCAGATCCTCGGCAATGGCAAAGGCCCGGCGCAACTGGGCTTTGACAACGAGCTGACGATCGGCCTGGCCGCGCTGTTGCTGCTGGTCAAGGTGCTGATCACTACCAGCAGCCTGCGCGCCGGCGCCGAGGGGGGCCTGCTGACACCCGGCCTGGCCAACGGCGCGCTGTTAGCGATCATCCTTGGCGGCGCCTGGAGCCTGGTGTGGCCCGGGGTGCCGCTGGGGGCCTTTGCGATCATCGGCGCGGCGGCCTTTCTCGCCGCCAGCATGAGCATGCCGCTGACCGCGATTGTGCTGGTGGCGGAATTTACCCGTATCGAGCATGACTTCCTGGTGCCAATCATCCTCGCCGTCGTCGGTTCAATATGCGTGAGCAAGCTGTGCCAGCGCTGGGAAAACGCTGGATAA
- a CDS encoding UPF0149 family protein: MHAQPLAPADFEYIEETLLKYGDDHSVLNLAELDGYFTALVSSPARVDIAQWFPAIWGGQNPAWESAEEAKQFLDLCVRHLNTLASQLATDAQGFKARFDETEHQGQNVTLAEEWCFGYIRGAAIGDWPPLPAAQAALLEKISWCAEQDNFELPADLDVPAHQQRAGEIEPAARALHDYWLALR, translated from the coding sequence ATGCACGCCCAACCCCTCGCCCCCGCCGATTTCGAATATATCGAAGAGACCCTGCTCAAGTACGGCGACGACCATTCGGTGCTGAACCTGGCCGAGCTCGACGGCTACTTCACCGCCCTGGTGTCCAGCCCGGCTCGGGTGGATATCGCGCAGTGGTTCCCGGCGATCTGGGGCGGGCAGAACCCGGCGTGGGAAAGTGCTGAAGAGGCCAAGCAGTTCCTGGATCTGTGCGTGCGCCACCTCAACACCCTGGCAAGCCAACTGGCGACCGACGCCCAGGGTTTCAAGGCACGCTTCGATGAAACCGAACATCAGGGCCAGAACGTGACCCTCGCCGAAGAATGGTGCTTTGGCTATATCCGCGGTGCAGCAATCGGCGATTGGCCGCCACTGCCGGCGGCGCAGGCCGCGTTGCTGGAGAAAATCTCCTGGTGCGCCGAGCAGGACAACTTCGAGCTGCCGGCCGACCTGGATGTGCCGGCGCATCAGCAGCGCGCGGGCGAAATCGAGCCGGCGGCGCGGGCCCTGCATGATTACTGGCTGGCCTTGCGCTAA